TTGAATATCAGGACGAGCTTTACGTAGCTTACGAATGATCGACTTGTACTCGATAGCTGTGTGAGGACGCTTCATCATGGTTAGGATGCGGTCACTACCACTTTGTACTGGTAGGTGCAGGAAGCTCACAAGCTCTGGCGTATCTTCGTACACAGCGATGATATCGTCAGTAAACTCAAGTGGGTGACTCGTTGTGAAACGGATACGGTCGATACCATCGATAGAAGCGACAAGGCGAAGTAGTTCTGCGAATGAACAGATGTCACCTTCGTGCGTTGGACCGCGGTATGCGTTTACGTTTTGGCCTAGTAGGTTAACTTCACGTACACCTTGTTCAGCTAGCTGTGCGATTTCGAATAGCACGTCATCCATTGGACGGCTAACTTCTTCACCACGCGTGTAAGGTACAACACAGTAAGTACAGTACTTAGAACAGCCTTCCATGATAGAAACGAAGGCGGTTGCACCTTCAGCGCGAGGCTCTGGTAGACGGTCGAATTTCTCGATCTCTGGGAAAGAGATGTCCATTACTGGCGCTTCATCGCTTAGAGATTGTTTGATCATCTCTGGTAGGCGGTGCAGTGTTTGTGGGCCAAAGATTACGTCAACATATGGTGCACGTTCACGGATGTGGTCGCCTTCTTGAGTCGCTACACAGCCACCCACACCGATCACAACACCGTCTTTTTTGTCTTTTAGCGTTTTCCAACGACCAAGCTGGTGGAATACTTTCTCTTGCGCTTTTTCGCGGATAGAACAGGTATTCAGTAGTAGTACATCTGCTTCCTCAGGTACTTCTGTTAGCTCATAGCCATTTGCGGCATTTAGCAGGTCAGCCATTTTTGATGAATCGTATTCATTCATCTGGCAGCCCCAAGTTTTAATTAGCAGTTTCTTACTCATGTTTTGTTCGCTCGATCGTTAGTTTAATTTAAGGGAGCAAATCGCCCAGTGTTAATCCGCGGTTATGGTCTCTATTATAGCTTCTAAATATGGCTAAAATAGCGCTACCCTAACAGCAAGCGGCGTATTGTACTGGTTTCAAAACCGACTGACTAGTGGTCTAGCAAAATCTCTTATGTAGTGGTTTTTATTCTCGTTAAGATTGTTAGTTATTTCGAGAAACACTATACACAGCAAGGGATTGTCCATTTTGAGATTAAGGTTTTTGGTTACAAGTAAGTTGTGAAAACGTACAATCAAAAACAGTCATTGAATCAAACTGATAAGTACAAAATATGAACAGTTACGATATTGTGGTAGTCGGCGGTGGTATGGTTGGTGCAGCAACCGCTATCGGATTTGCGCAGCAAGGTATGCGTGTCGCGGTGATCGAGGGCTTTGCCCCGCAAGCCTTCGAAAAGACACAACCTATGGACATTCGTGTCTCTGCGATTTCTCAAGCCTCTGTGGATCTGCTGGATTCGCTAGGTGCTTGGGATGCAATCGAGAATATGCGAGTTTGCACGTATAAACGCTTAGAGACTTGGGAACATCCAGAGTGCCGTACGCGATTTGACGCTGCATCTTTAGAGTTACCTCGACTGGGCTATATCGTCGAAAACCGCCTTATCCAACTTGGGTTGTGGGCGCAATTTGAACGTTATGACAATATTGAACTGCTATGCCCAGAAAAGCTCGATACCATTGAATTTGGTGAAACGAACATTGTGGTG
The Vibrio pelagius genome window above contains:
- the miaB gene encoding tRNA (N6-isopentenyl adenosine(37)-C2)-methylthiotransferase MiaB; protein product: MSKKLLIKTWGCQMNEYDSSKMADLLNAANGYELTEVPEEADVLLLNTCSIREKAQEKVFHQLGRWKTLKDKKDGVVIGVGGCVATQEGDHIRERAPYVDVIFGPQTLHRLPEMIKQSLSDEAPVMDISFPEIEKFDRLPEPRAEGATAFVSIMEGCSKYCTYCVVPYTRGEEVSRPMDDVLFEIAQLAEQGVREVNLLGQNVNAYRGPTHEGDICSFAELLRLVASIDGIDRIRFTTSHPLEFTDDIIAVYEDTPELVSFLHLPVQSGSDRILTMMKRPHTAIEYKSIIRKLRKARPDIQISSDFIVGFPGETAMDHQATMKLIKDVDFDMSFSFIFSPRPGTPAADYPCDVPEQEKKERLYELQQVVNSQAMRYSRLMLDTEQRVLVEGPSKKNLMELRARTENNRVVNFEGSADLIGQFVDVKITDVFANSLRGELVRTEKDMDLRTIISPTQMMAKTKREDELGVATFTP